Proteins from one Chroococcidiopsis sp. CCMEE 29 genomic window:
- a CDS encoding NUDIX hydrolase encodes MPQKKGPWTIQATSQKYHNSFIKVREDQVLQPDGQLGMYATVVMKPGVAILPIDSDRVVYLTRQFRYALGKESIEVVCGALEEDEPHQEAAQREVQEELGIKADEWIELGEFDLDTSIVHCPVHLFLAKQLTFTQPNQEGTETIERLRISLDAAVQMVMDSVITHAPSCGLILKAHKVLSD; translated from the coding sequence ATGCCACAAAAAAAGGGTCCTTGGACAATACAAGCAACCAGCCAGAAGTACCATAATTCTTTTATAAAGGTTCGTGAAGACCAAGTGCTTCAACCAGATGGGCAACTTGGTATGTATGCCACTGTTGTCATGAAACCTGGCGTTGCTATTCTGCCGATAGATAGCGATCGCGTAGTGTATCTGACTCGGCAATTTCGATATGCTTTGGGGAAAGAAAGTATTGAAGTAGTGTGCGGGGCGCTTGAGGAGGATGAACCTCACCAGGAAGCGGCGCAACGTGAAGTTCAAGAAGAGCTTGGCATCAAAGCAGATGAATGGATTGAGTTAGGAGAGTTCGATTTAGATACATCAATTGTTCATTGTCCTGTGCATTTATTTTTAGCAAAGCAGTTAACCTTCACCCAGCCAAACCAAGAAGGTACGGAGACAATAGAAAGGCTTCGTATTTCTTTAGATGCAGCTGTGCAAATGGTAATGGATAGTGTCATCACACACGCACCAAGTTGTGGGCTGATTCTCAAAGCACATAAAGTACTGAGTGACTAA